The following proteins come from a genomic window of Candidatus Francisella endociliophora:
- a CDS encoding UvrD-helicase domain-containing protein, whose product MLTRLNPQQQEAVKYTSSPLLVLAGAGSGKTSVIIEKISYLIEELLYPSKSILAVTFTNKAAKEMQERVKSRLSQEQSKGLVISTFHSLGLSILKRHFKELGYKKNFTLFDSHDAHTLIHDIAYDQYQLPKQNTSFIQSKISFWKSALLDPSQVQPKDELEEQAAFVYKEYQKYLRSYNSFDFDDLIFQPIQLFKNNQQIQNLWSDKFRYILIDEYQDTNESQYQLLKYLTQEKHKFTVVGDDDQSIYAWRGSRPENLRHLQEDFPDLKVIKLEQNYRSTGRILNIANKLIENNSHIFEKKLWSSKDYGEQIKLISLVNDEDEAQFIASDIFFDRVKTKSMNSDYAILIRSNYQAFLLERYMQMHKIPYTISGGSSFFSKSEIKDIISYLRLIVNPDDDRAFLRVVNTPKREVGSATIHKLGEYASEYHCSFFHTLYNLDAIDIRDLTKKKLLNFKDLIINTQQKIHTSISSGELKKIINDFVDNISYRQWLIDSSSSEKQAEFRYANVIEVISWIAKQLEDESYKGLESLSAVLNKMLLIDILDRDNEDKNDNQVQIITMHASKGLEFKKVYIMGMEEGILPHQQSIEEESIEDERRLAYVAITRAKENLTITMTKHRKKFGEKQISIPSRFIDELPETDLYWVGTEKECAETRKENSKQSLSALKEMFG is encoded by the coding sequence ATGTTAACAAGGCTTAATCCTCAGCAGCAAGAAGCTGTAAAATATACAAGTTCACCACTGTTGGTACTTGCTGGGGCAGGTAGTGGTAAGACTAGTGTAATTATTGAGAAGATATCATATTTAATTGAAGAATTATTATATCCATCAAAAAGTATTTTAGCTGTTACATTTACTAACAAAGCTGCTAAGGAAATGCAAGAAAGAGTCAAATCTCGACTTAGCCAAGAGCAATCAAAAGGGCTTGTTATATCAACTTTTCATTCTCTCGGATTATCTATTTTAAAAAGACACTTTAAAGAGCTTGGCTATAAGAAAAACTTCACACTCTTTGATAGTCATGATGCACATACTTTGATACATGATATTGCTTACGATCAGTATCAACTACCTAAGCAAAATACAAGTTTTATTCAGTCAAAAATATCCTTTTGGAAATCTGCTTTATTAGATCCAAGTCAAGTTCAGCCAAAAGATGAACTAGAAGAACAAGCAGCTTTTGTTTATAAGGAATATCAAAAGTATCTAAGATCTTATAACTCATTTGATTTTGATGATTTGATATTTCAACCAATTCAATTATTTAAAAATAATCAACAAATTCAAAATCTTTGGTCAGATAAGTTTAGGTATATTCTAATTGATGAATATCAAGATACTAATGAATCGCAATACCAACTTTTAAAATATCTAACACAAGAAAAGCATAAATTTACGGTAGTTGGTGATGATGATCAGTCAATCTATGCTTGGCGAGGTTCTAGACCTGAGAATCTACGCCACTTGCAGGAAGATTTTCCAGATTTAAAAGTAATTAAGCTTGAACAAAACTATCGTTCTACTGGTAGGATTTTGAATATTGCCAATAAACTAATTGAAAATAATAGTCATATCTTTGAAAAAAAACTTTGGTCATCAAAAGATTATGGTGAGCAAATAAAATTAATAAGTTTGGTTAATGATGAAGATGAAGCTCAGTTTATCGCTAGTGATATATTCTTTGATAGAGTCAAAACCAAATCAATGAACTCTGATTATGCTATCTTGATTCGTAGTAATTATCAGGCATTTTTGCTTGAGAGATATATGCAAATGCACAAAATACCATATACGATTAGTGGTGGTAGTTCTTTTTTCTCAAAGTCTGAAATCAAAGATATAATTTCTTATTTACGACTGATTGTAAACCCTGATGATGATAGGGCATTTCTACGCGTAGTAAATACTCCAAAAAGAGAAGTTGGCAGTGCAACTATCCATAAACTTGGTGAATATGCTAGTGAGTATCATTGTAGTTTTTTTCATACCTTATACAATCTTGATGCTATAGACATTCGTGATTTAACAAAGAAAAAGCTATTGAACTTCAAAGATTTGATTATAAATACTCAGCAAAAGATACATACTAGTATTTCATCTGGGGAGTTAAAGAAAATCATTAATGATTTTGTTGATAATATCTCATATAGACAGTGGTTGATAGATTCTAGTTCATCTGAAAAGCAAGCAGAGTTTAGATATGCTAATGTTATAGAGGTTATTAGTTGGATAGCGAAGCAACTTGAAGATGAATCTTATAAAGGTTTAGAGTCCTTATCTGCAGTTTTAAATAAAATGCTTCTTATTGATATTTTAGATCGTGATAATGAAGATAAAAATGATAATCAAGTGCAAATAATAACTATGCATGCATCCAAAGGGCTTGAATTTAAAAAAGTTTATATAATGGGTATGGAAGAAGGCATTTTACCGCACCAACAAAGTATTGAAGAAGAGTCAATCGAAGATGAAAGACGCCTTGCGTATGTAGCTATTACAAGAGCTAAAGAGAATCTTACTATAACAATGACAAAACATCGTAAAAAGTTCGGTGAGAAGCAGATATCAATACCAAGTAGATTTAT
- a CDS encoding YgfZ/GcvT domain-containing protein, translating into MIFQYDNFDIIEVNGADTKKFLQGLTTADLNLLSTDNDILLTAFANLKGRIISLCFVKFISDEKLLLSVEKTVTENLLTWLKKYGMFSKVTFFINEDFSLFFTKNSFLNHNILAKNSLKSDVSFEEVQKRNILNKLAVINTDNFEKFLPAELELDNVENVICYTKGCYMGQEVIARMHYKAKLKKELAVVKSDSDIQSFDLKNSEGKPLANVVNKVLVDSNCYMLVVFHKETDSEEFTLDTGEVITKC; encoded by the coding sequence ATGATATTCCAATATGATAATTTTGATATTATTGAAGTAAATGGTGCAGATACTAAGAAGTTTTTGCAAGGGTTAACAACTGCTGATTTAAATCTGTTATCTACAGATAATGATATTTTATTAACTGCTTTTGCAAATCTTAAAGGACGTATTATTTCTTTATGTTTTGTGAAGTTTATTTCAGATGAAAAATTACTTTTATCTGTAGAAAAAACGGTTACAGAAAATTTACTTACATGGCTTAAAAAGTATGGCATGTTCTCAAAAGTGACATTTTTTATAAATGAAGATTTTTCATTATTTTTTACAAAGAATAGTTTTCTAAATCATAATATACTAGCTAAAAATAGCCTAAAATCAGACGTTAGTTTTGAAGAAGTTCAAAAACGAAATATCTTAAATAAACTAGCTGTTATCAATACTGATAATTTTGAGAAATTTTTACCAGCTGAACTTGAGTTAGATAATGTTGAAAATGTAATTTGCTATACGAAAGGCTGCTACATGGGGCAAGAAGTAATAGCTAGAATGCACTATAAAGCAAAATTGAAAAAAGAGTTAGCAGTAGTTAAATCTGACTCAGATATACAAAGTTTTGATCTGAAAAATAGTGAGGGTAAACCTTTAGCAAATGTTGTGAATAAGGTATTAGTTGATAGTAACTGCTATATGTTAGTTGTTTTTCATAAAGAAACAGATTCTGAGGAGTTTACTCTTGATACTGGTGAAGTTATTACTAAATGTTAA
- a CDS encoding transaldolase produces the protein MTALDQLREHSRVVADTGDFELIKKYKPIDATTNPSLILKAVKDKKYADFVKGIIANVKSNNPNLAEADLIKEISIEILVSFGCKILDVIDGKVSSEVDARVSFDTEKTINYAKEIIEKYNQKGIFKDRVLIKVAATWEGIKAAQQLQKEGINCNLTLIFDKAQAQACAEANVYLISPFVGRITDWQMQQENLNEFPEVSSDEGVNSVKAIYDLYKEQGFKTIVMGASFRNAKQVLALAGCDALTIAPALLEELNSINNKIEPKLINSNSTISQQTKITEVDFRWQMNDNIMATYKLAEGIKSFAKDTIELENIIKEFL, from the coding sequence ATGACTGCGTTAGATCAGCTTAGGGAACACTCTAGAGTTGTTGCAGATACAGGCGATTTTGAGTTAATTAAGAAATATAAACCTATCGATGCAACAACAAATCCAAGCCTTATATTAAAAGCAGTAAAAGATAAGAAATATGCAGATTTTGTTAAAGGTATTATAGCTAATGTAAAATCAAATAATCCTAATTTAGCAGAAGCGGATCTTATAAAAGAAATATCTATTGAAATATTGGTTAGCTTTGGTTGTAAAATACTTGATGTCATAGATGGTAAGGTTTCTAGTGAAGTAGATGCTAGAGTTTCTTTTGATACTGAGAAAACTATAAATTATGCAAAAGAAATAATAGAGAAATATAATCAAAAAGGCATTTTTAAAGATAGAGTTTTAATTAAAGTGGCAGCCACATGGGAAGGAATCAAAGCGGCTCAGCAGCTCCAAAAAGAAGGTATAAATTGTAATTTGACGCTTATCTTTGATAAAGCTCAAGCACAAGCTTGTGCAGAAGCTAATGTGTATTTGATTTCTCCATTTGTTGGAAGGATTACTGATTGGCAAATGCAGCAAGAAAATCTTAACGAATTTCCAGAGGTAAGTAGTGATGAGGGAGTTAACTCAGTCAAAGCTATATATGACTTATATAAAGAGCAGGGGTTTAAAACCATAGTTATGGGTGCTAGCTTTAGAAATGCTAAACAAGTATTAGCCTTAGCTGGGTGTGATGCGTTGACAATAGCCCCAGCACTCCTTGAAGAATTAAATAGTATAAATAATAAAATAGAGCCTAAACTAATAAATAGTAATAGTACTATTTCTCAACAAACAAAAATTACAGAAGTTGATTTTCGTTGGCAAATGAATGATAACATTATGGCGACATATAAGTTAGCAGAAGGAATTAAGTCATTTGCTAAAGATACTATAGAGTTAGAGAATATTATTAAAGAGTTTTTATAA
- a CDS encoding M17 family metallopeptidase: MYVSTQLKCFKQVKSENSLPIYLICKKNFEAWLIQQDSFSQKIINQAEQKKTTVIIPNSQGDIEKIVCRVTDDMFSIAELSNQLPKGDYHIEYCDSNDLASMYIGFALGSYKFDKYKSKPKEQNVKLYLPKEYEYILANIEANFIVRDMITTPAEEMGPADISNIVKQLANEFGASFEEIVGEELAKQGYMGIYTVGKGSHREPRLVRLSWGDDKHPLVSLVGKGVVFDTGGLDIKPSSGMLLMHKDMGGSANAIGLAYMIMKHKLPIRLNLVIPTVENAIDAKSYRPSDIIKMKNGTTVQVVNTDAEGRLILAEPLFVEAQKKPKYLIDFATLTGAARVAVGPEISAFFCNDDEVSNDINKYGKLMKDQVWRLPLADCYRKNLETEYADISHADLSSPFAGAIKAALFMEHFVGLEDAPTWIHFDMIAWNLTSTPGRPKGGEMMAVRAMFEMLKDKFTH, translated from the coding sequence ATGTATGTATCAACACAATTAAAATGCTTTAAACAAGTAAAAAGTGAGAATTCTTTACCTATTTATCTTATTTGTAAGAAAAACTTCGAAGCTTGGTTAATTCAACAAGATAGTTTTTCTCAAAAAATTATAAATCAGGCGGAGCAAAAAAAGACAACTGTTATTATTCCTAACTCCCAAGGAGATATTGAAAAAATAGTATGTCGAGTAACTGATGATATGTTTAGTATTGCTGAACTATCTAATCAATTACCTAAAGGAGATTATCATATAGAATATTGTGATAGTAATGATCTTGCTTCTATGTATATTGGTTTTGCTTTGGGCAGCTATAAGTTTGATAAATATAAATCAAAACCAAAAGAGCAGAATGTAAAACTATACCTACCAAAAGAGTATGAATATATTTTAGCAAACATAGAGGCAAACTTTATAGTTAGAGATATGATTACAACACCTGCAGAAGAGATGGGGCCAGCTGATATTTCTAATATTGTAAAACAATTAGCTAATGAATTTGGTGCTAGCTTTGAAGAAATTGTGGGTGAGGAGCTTGCCAAACAAGGTTATATGGGTATTTATACAGTTGGTAAAGGTAGTCATAGAGAACCAAGACTAGTTAGATTAAGTTGGGGTGATGATAAGCATCCTCTAGTATCTTTAGTTGGTAAAGGGGTTGTTTTTGATACTGGTGGTTTAGATATTAAACCATCATCTGGAATGCTTCTTATGCATAAAGATATGGGAGGATCTGCTAATGCGATAGGTCTTGCTTATATGATTATGAAACATAAATTGCCTATTAGATTAAATCTTGTGATTCCAACAGTTGAGAATGCTATAGATGCAAAATCATATCGTCCTAGTGATATTATTAAAATGAAAAATGGTACAACTGTTCAGGTGGTGAATACAGATGCAGAAGGGCGATTGATCCTAGCCGAACCACTATTTGTAGAGGCGCAAAAGAAACCAAAATATTTGATAGATTTTGCTACTCTCACAGGTGCTGCTAGAGTAGCTGTTGGTCCAGAAATATCTGCCTTTTTCTGTAATGATGATGAAGTTTCTAATGATATAAATAAATATGGGAAGCTTATGAAAGATCAAGTTTGGAGGCTTCCTTTAGCTGATTGTTATAGAAAGAATTTAGAGACAGAATATGCTGATATATCTCATGCAGATTTATCCTCTCCATTTGCAGGGGCTATAAAGGCAGCTTTATTTATGGAGCATTTTGTTGGTTTAGAAGATGCACCAACTTGGATACATTTTGATATGATTGCTTGGAACTTGACTAGTACTCCAGGTAGACCAAAAGGTGGGGAAATGATGGCTGTTAGAGCTATGTTTGAAATGTTGAAGGATAAGTTTACCCATTGA
- a CDS encoding TolC family protein yields the protein MKTVVLRYLLISASIFGLGISAVANPVSDYTTTVKQSISNSPQYKYIGFQLNSRQMDPAIQLGRLLPSIDVGGDIRATDIGGDGKSSSSGDISKAGGFRSIKGIVSLTQPLYDYGAYKDLQSAEETAQFAQQDYRTSYQQFLYDTSYAYFNLAKAIKNVQYNSYNLKSNKQSLNELESKYKAGVADIADYETVKANYYIAEADYAAAKREEKVARAELRKFTNNNDDVVLYNNDFKVKEPSPNTEEGWEELAMRSNPAYLGSMHTKESKYYDYQSATSPFMPRVNFEVKYSPGFNDISSLGNPVFDRFLPSRGDVSAFYFGINLTWNIFSGGTNYAELKKAAYDYQSSEFDMIQTGRVAQNDAMYAFRFVQLKQKEITSLRESVAAAKIAYEKYKERYDQGTTTITQYFILLNQYYQFLIQLNNTEFDYIMGFLSLYKTAGILTTKTVQDFNSWLLLNQDVEL from the coding sequence TTGAAAACAGTAGTGCTAAGATATTTACTAATCTCGGCTAGTATATTTGGACTAGGAATTAGTGCTGTAGCTAACCCTGTGTCTGATTATACTACTACTGTTAAACAATCTATCAGTAATTCTCCTCAATATAAATATATTGGTTTTCAATTAAATTCTCGTCAAATGGATCCTGCAATACAGCTAGGTAGGTTATTACCTAGTATAGATGTTGGAGGAGATATTCGAGCTACTGATATTGGGGGCGATGGTAAATCTAGTTCTAGTGGAGATATTTCTAAAGCTGGAGGTTTTAGATCTATAAAAGGTATTGTCTCGTTGACTCAACCACTATATGATTACGGAGCATATAAGGATTTGCAATCTGCAGAAGAAACAGCCCAATTCGCTCAGCAGGATTATAGAACAAGTTATCAACAATTTTTATATGATACTAGTTATGCTTATTTTAATTTAGCAAAAGCTATTAAAAATGTTCAATATAATTCATATAATTTAAAGTCAAACAAACAAAGCTTGAATGAACTAGAAAGTAAATATAAGGCTGGAGTCGCTGATATTGCTGATTATGAAACAGTAAAAGCAAACTACTATATAGCAGAAGCTGATTATGCAGCTGCAAAAAGAGAAGAAAAAGTTGCACGGGCGGAACTACGTAAATTTACAAATAATAATGATGATGTAGTTCTTTATAATAATGATTTTAAAGTGAAAGAGCCTTCGCCCAATACAGAAGAAGGCTGGGAAGAGCTGGCTATGAGAAGTAATCCTGCTTATCTTGGCTCTATGCATACTAAAGAAAGTAAATATTATGATTATCAATCAGCAACTAGCCCATTTATGCCAAGGGTTAATTTTGAGGTTAAATATTCGCCTGGTTTTAATGATATTAGCTCTTTAGGTAATCCTGTTTTTGATAGGTTTTTACCATCTAGAGGAGATGTTAGTGCTTTTTATTTTGGTATTAACCTTACTTGGAATATTTTTTCTGGCGGTACAAATTATGCTGAACTTAAGAAGGCTGCTTATGATTATCAGTCATCTGAGTTTGATATGATCCAGACTGGTAGGGTTGCTCAAAATGATGCGATGTATGCTTTTAGATTTGTACAATTAAAGCAAAAAGAAATAACTTCTTTAAGAGAGTCTGTTGCTGCTGCAAAGATTGCATATGAAAAATATAAAGAAAGGTATGATCAAGGGACTACAACTATTACTCAGTACTTCATACTTTTAAATCAATATTATCAATTTCTTATTCAATTAAACAACACAGAATTTGATTATATTATGGGCTTTTTAAGCCTTTATAAAACAGCAGGTATTTTAACAACCAAAACAGTCCAGGATTTCAATAGTTGGTTATTATTAAATCAAGATGTGGAGCTATAA
- the alaS gene encoding alanine--tRNA ligase: protein MITTKELRNKFINYFKAQEHSHQPSSSLIPFGDDTLLFTNAGMVQFKDVFLGAERRDFSRAVTVQKCLRAGGKHNDLDNVGYTARHHTFFEMLGNFSFGDYFKKEAISFAWDFLTKEIKLPEEKLWVTIYATDDEAFDVWHNDIGLPKERIIRIDTADNFWSMGDTGPCGPCTEIFYDHGENVEGGLPGTPEEDGDRYIEIWNIVFMQYNRHADGSTTDLPKPSVDTGMGLERIAAVLQDVHNNYDIDLFQALIRKAQQVTNTKDIHSASLKVIADHIRSCSFLIADGVLPSNEGRGYVLRRIIRRAIRHGNKLGANEIFFYKLVDELINQMGEAYPQLVEKKDLIEKTLIKEEELFSKTIENGIKIFDAEIQNLKNDIISGDVAFKLYDTYGFPIDLTADMAREKGLKIDEKAFQKQMQIQKQRSKEAGKFNVDYNATINSQAKTEFKGYSTLIEDAKVLEIYQDGDIAESLQVGNDAVIILDKTPFYAESGGQVGDRGIIEGIGVKFVVSDVQKSGEAILHIGKLTSGVLHIEDEVTAQVSDSKRLATAANHSATHLLHKALKIVLGDHAEQKGSLVDENKLRFDFTHDKAITRNQIQEIELLVNQQIRANYVVSTIETSQEKAKSLGAQALFGEKYGDIVRVISMGDFSVELCGGTHVAYTGDIGLFKIVSEGGIASGIRRIEAITAEKALKYTFEIENKIATIKDGLKANDSNMLDKLKSLVEQVKNQEKQIAKLKKDLLSGSSNDIKEQKVGENTLVVANIEGVDVKTLREKIDDYKSKDDKVVAVLTTVNSDKVQFVIGVGKTATAQIKAGDIAKELSSHIDGKGGGRPDMAQGGGNDATSINQALSNTEQFIIKSIKE from the coding sequence ATGATCACAACTAAAGAATTACGAAATAAGTTTATAAATTATTTTAAAGCGCAGGAACATTCGCACCAGCCAAGCTCATCATTGATTCCATTTGGAGATGATACTTTGCTTTTTACAAATGCTGGAATGGTTCAGTTCAAAGATGTATTTTTAGGAGCTGAGAGAAGAGATTTTTCACGAGCTGTAACAGTTCAAAAATGCTTGAGAGCAGGTGGTAAGCATAATGATTTAGATAACGTTGGTTATACTGCTAGACACCATACTTTTTTTGAAATGCTTGGTAATTTTAGTTTTGGTGATTACTTTAAAAAAGAGGCAATTAGCTTTGCTTGGGATTTTCTAACTAAAGAGATCAAGTTACCAGAGGAGAAGCTTTGGGTAACTATATATGCTACTGATGATGAAGCATTTGATGTTTGGCATAATGATATAGGTTTACCTAAAGAAAGAATTATTCGTATAGATACAGCTGATAACTTTTGGTCAATGGGAGATACCGGACCATGTGGACCGTGTACTGAGATTTTTTATGATCATGGTGAAAATGTCGAAGGTGGTTTGCCAGGCACTCCAGAGGAAGATGGCGATAGATATATCGAGATTTGGAATATTGTATTTATGCAATATAACCGTCATGCTGATGGTAGTACTACAGATCTACCAAAACCATCTGTTGATACAGGTATGGGCCTAGAGAGGATTGCTGCAGTATTACAAGATGTACATAATAATTACGATATAGACTTGTTCCAAGCTCTTATCAGAAAAGCTCAGCAAGTTACTAATACTAAAGATATTCATTCAGCTTCATTGAAAGTGATTGCCGATCATATCCGTTCATGTTCATTTTTGATAGCTGATGGTGTGTTGCCATCTAATGAAGGTAGGGGGTATGTATTACGCAGAATCATCCGCAGAGCTATTCGTCATGGTAATAAGCTTGGTGCTAATGAAATATTTTTCTATAAACTTGTTGACGAGTTAATTAATCAAATGGGAGAAGCTTATCCGCAACTGGTCGAGAAAAAAGATCTGATTGAAAAAACTTTAATTAAAGAGGAAGAACTTTTCTCAAAAACAATTGAAAATGGTATCAAAATTTTTGATGCTGAGATACAGAATCTAAAAAACGATATTATTTCTGGAGATGTTGCGTTTAAGCTTTATGATACTTATGGTTTTCCTATTGATTTAACAGCTGATATGGCAAGAGAAAAGGGTCTAAAAATTGATGAAAAAGCATTTCAAAAACAAATGCAGATTCAAAAGCAAAGATCAAAAGAGGCTGGAAAGTTTAATGTTGATTACAATGCAACTATTAACTCTCAAGCTAAGACAGAATTTAAAGGTTATTCTACGCTTATAGAGGATGCAAAAGTCTTGGAGATTTATCAAGATGGCGATATTGCTGAAAGCTTACAAGTTGGTAATGATGCTGTAATAATACTGGATAAGACGCCATTCTATGCAGAGTCTGGCGGACAGGTTGGTGATAGAGGAATCATTGAAGGCATTGGAGTTAAGTTTGTTGTTTCAGATGTACAAAAATCAGGTGAAGCAATTTTGCATATTGGTAAACTTACAAGTGGTGTCTTGCATATAGAAGATGAAGTTACTGCTCAAGTAAGCGATAGCAAAAGATTAGCAACAGCTGCAAATCATAGTGCTACACATTTGCTTCATAAAGCTTTAAAAATAGTACTTGGCGATCATGCAGAGCAGAAAGGTTCTTTAGTTGATGAAAACAAACTAAGATTTGATTTTACACATGATAAAGCTATTACGCGCAATCAAATCCAAGAAATTGAACTTTTGGTCAACCAACAAATTAGAGCAAACTATGTTGTTAGCACAATTGAGACATCTCAAGAAAAAGCTAAATCTTTGGGAGCACAAGCATTATTTGGTGAAAAATATGGAGATATCGTACGAGTTATATCTATGGGAGATTTCTCTGTAGAGCTTTGTGGTGGAACTCATGTCGCATACACTGGAGATATTGGCTTATTCAAAATTGTGTCAGAAGGTGGTATTGCTTCTGGAATTAGAAGAATAGAAGCAATTACAGCTGAAAAAGCACTTAAATATACATTTGAGATTGAAAATAAGATAGCAACTATAAAAGATGGTTTAAAAGCTAATGATAGCAATATGCTAGATAAGCTTAAATCTTTAGTTGAGCAAGTCAAAAATCAAGAAAAACAAATTGCTAAGCTTAAAAAAGATCTGCTATCAGGCTCTAGTAATGATATTAAAGAGCAAAAGGTAGGTGAGAATACACTTGTTGTGGCTAATATTGAAGGCGTAGATGTAAAAACTTTGCGTGAAAAAATAGATGATTATAAGTCAAAAGATGATAAGGTAGTTGCTGTATTAACTACAGTAAACTCAGACAAGGTGCAGTTCGTGATTGGAGTTGGTAAAACAGCAACAGCACAAATCAAAGCAGGCGATATAGCAAAAGAGCTTAGTAGTCATATTGACGGTAAAGGCGGCGGGCGACCTGATATGGCTCAAGGTGGTGGTAATGATGCTACAAGTATTAACCAAGCCTTATCTAATACAGAACAGTTTATTATTAAAAGTATAAAAGAGTAA